In a single window of the Alosa sapidissima isolate fAloSap1 chromosome 18, fAloSap1.pri, whole genome shotgun sequence genome:
- the si:cabz01007807.1 gene encoding uncharacterized protein si:cabz01007807.1 isoform X7 produces MLKSVSQSTPTNQYEHVGTGVQDSPFGSTTGNPFTAAMNNLSSVNTDMFQREPFNQNTDIFQSSTDIFTTPSSNWDTDVFRPPSPFGNTDIFQTASSNGNISALSSSPPTSPHVNLFPPLSYNVGGTDTAMKPSKPPFEIYQSPPSTQEVDIFKKPKPEVPQRPKTLKIHLRNATSFSQRTPSPLSSTSADQKASPASDISWQNVLQATPTGTSDEYQAALSARDDLFSSFLNNPHDLSSATSSSVTSDLFKTPSTSFAGQSTPFSQAHSSVQSSPTSGNPFYPLPNWRAVTGMAEAAEGTVSADRKLNLLLMTSEGTEHNVLQNTPSDVTNKAFSSSPFQETEASTSTPSEFSRPKPLPRVPPRAHPRTRVPINNVNQETASPVEEESSDVNIVFTGEERCVEDWPEDSPQLSSNWKPSGTLRLRRESIVEKENESNGGDKSGKKSLRKLALSISTRRRSKDKLLDDVKHGDSHMSHQRSELQSDTGSSIQEGPLIDVFSSDNGEQSQGEESKSAKKSKFKGSKVFRRKSKKLIVGQNTTENHSALELYEGPLEENTEIAQDETKVTPDFPSQKKKVLKKRLSNLNRHSIKKQGVLLNEVPASYPHKSAWPQEGRFQEEQNASVPKEIFMTHNSHSKDTELYTNLKDGSENKEHNYYGMDFNHGKDFSEEDHPKSDGLHHDEDEKKEAHGKKKKSLKIMVPHLTWKDYTNNNHPYGASSGSPSRDYYPQEGAKGLGYEAPEAMMSDYYPSATTKVKEDRDMFPTVGEERPEFTSMGNAASLKGDYGAMSSPRYKEDYPHPSIIHKGSDLFTAVDKHGEHTNKKEDCKPKKPSKFTVKPRQKSKDNLFEEGTKRKSGPSESGYQPSPQFKSDPMEDEFFRGDADVFQEGRCGREDKWRTGDYEPEFLEDDFSEKCTVQEMEDEQNEKEPGKGRKKSRKISIQHLTQKDQRRKPQQYEYEDPPGATSSDYYMSDAAKADWTASQMDVRRTGAEEEDEEGLEVLPEEDEGDTDSLMEWWNTVEMWDEIPSDEESTLKEEETKSFTQTADRVHRGLRVFNKVFMEQAEVLYQHVLILHAIADDLSSFHRRAKVGSITGGTTMAVGGAAAIAGLALAPLTFGVSLVVSAVGLGVVTAGGITSASAALSDKLNDVQDRKKIELVANDYLTRLSEVGHCLGYVREGMRRLSCHPLLRRNNYYASSDWEVRRALQMVSLVREPADRAADVAGRGTAALSSLFKHMDRFFVDRGGKQELRKACKKEATGQVHSVATVLQEGLVELNSIREQMLDAYGNI; encoded by the exons ATGCTGAAGTCCGTTTCACAAAGTACACCCACCAACCAGTATGAG CATGTGGGCACAGGTGTCCAGGACTCCCCTTTTGGCTCAACCACTGGAAACCCCTTCACTGCAGCCATGAAT AATCTGTCAAGTGTGAACACAGATATGTTCCAGAGAGAGCCCTTCAATCAGAACACGGATATCTTCCAGTCCAGTACAGACATCTTCACAACTCCCTCATCCAATTGGGATACAGATGTCTTCCGGCCCCCATCACCCTTTGGGAACACAGACATTTTCCAGACAGCCTCATCCAATGGAAATATATCGGCTCTCTCCTCATCACCACCCACCAGTCCTCATGTTAACCTCTTCCCACCACTCTCATACAATGTGGGGGGAACTGACACAGCTATGAAGCCCTCCAAACCACCATTTGAGATTTACCAAAGTCCACCATCCACACAAGAAGTGGACATCTTCAAGAAGCCAAAACCAGAAGTCCCTCAGAGACCAAAAACTCTTAAAATTCATCTTAGAAACGCCACCTCTTTCAGCCAAAGGACACCATCCCCTTTGTCTTCCACGTCTGCAGATCAGAAGGCCTCACCTGCGTCAGACATCAGCTGGCAAAATGTGCTCCAAGCCACCCCTACTGGAACATCAGACGAGTACCAGGCAGCGCTCTCAGCTAGAGATGACCTATTTAGCTCCTTCCTAAACAACCCCCATGACCTCTCCTCGGCTACTTCCTCctctgtgacctctgacctcttcaAGACTCCGTCCACCAGTTTTGCCGGTCAGTCGACACCCTTTTCTCAGGCCCACTCCTCGGTCCAGTCCTCGCCCACATCTGGCAACCCCTTTTATCCCCTCCCCAACTGGAGAGCTGTCACTGGGATGGCGGAGGCTGCTGAGGGAACGGTGTCCGCAGACCGAAAATTGAACCTCCTTCTCATGACCTCAGAGGGCACTGAACACAACGTCCTTCAAAACACTCCCTCGGATGTGACAAACAAGGcattttcctcctctccctttcaaGAAACTGAAGCATCCACAAGCACGCCGTCTGAGTTCTCCAGG CCCAAGCCTTTACCAAGAGTTCCTCCTAGAGCACATCCAAGAACCAGGGTCCCCATTAACAACGTAAATCAG GAAACTGCCTCACCGGTGGAAGAGGAATCCTCAGATGTGAACATTGTGTTCACAGGCGAG GAGAGGTGTGTAGAGGACTGGCCTGAGGACAGCCCACAACTCTCCTCCAACTGGAAACCA TCTGGCACACTAAGACTGAGGAGGGAGTCCATCGTG GAAAAAGAGAATGAAAGCAATGGAGGAGATAAAAGTGGGAAGAAATCCTTG AGAAAGTTGGCATTGTCGATTTCAACTCGAAGACGATCAAAA GATAAACTGCTAGATGATGTAAAACATGGAGACAGTCACATGTCTCACCAGCGATCTGAG CTGCAGTCAGATACCGGTTCCTCTATTCAG gAGGGGCCCCTGATAGATGTATTTTCATCAGATAATGGTGAACAGAGTCAGGGGGAAGAATCAAAATCG GCCAAGAAATCGAAGTTTAAAGGTTCTAAGGTTTTTCGTAGAAAGTcaaag AAGTTGATTGTTGGTCAGAACACAACTGAAAACCACTCAGCATTAGAATTATATGAG GGGCCTCTTGAAGAAAATACA GAGATCGCTCAAGATGAAACAAAGGTGACACCGGACTTTCCATCCCAGAAGAAGAAGGTTCTTAAGAAAAGACTGTCAAATTTGAATCGTCATTCCATTAAG AAACAGGGAGTTCTTCTCAATGAAGTCCCAGCTTCGTATCCACATAAATCTGCATGGCCTCAG GAAGGAAGGTTTCAGGAAGAGCAAAATGCCAGTGTGCCCAAAGAAATATTCATGACTCACAATAGCCATTCAAAG GACACTGAACTTTATACAAATCTTAAGGACGGAAGTGAAAACAAGGAACACAACTATTATGGGATGGATTTTAATCATGGAAAG GACTTCTCTGAGGAGGACCACCCAAAAAGTGATGGTTTGCATCATGATGAAGATGAGAAGAAGGAAGCGCATGGCAAAAAGAAG AAATCACTCAAAATCATGGTTCCACATTTGACTTGGAAAGACTATACG AATAATAATCACCCATATGGCGCCTCCTCAGGATCACCTAGCAGGGACTATTACCCGCAAGAGGGTGCAAAG GGTTTAGGATATGAAGCACCTGAAGCAATGATGAGTGATTACTACCCATCAGCTACAACAAAGgtaaaagag GATCGAGACATGTTCCCGACAGTAGGAGAAGAGCGACCAGAGTTCACTTCTATg GGAAACGCTGCTTCTTTAAAGGGAGACTATGGAGCCATGTCTAGCCCAAGATACAAG GAGGACTATCCTCACCCAAGCATTATACATAAAGGCTCAGACCTCTTCACAGCTGTTGACAAACATGGTGAACACACTAATAAAAAAGAGGATTGTAAACCG AAAAAACCCTCAAAATTTACTGTTAAACCTCGTCAGAAATCAAAG GATAACTTATTTGAGGAAGGAACAAAGCGGAAGTCAGGACCCTCAGAATCAGGTTATCAACCATCACCTCAATTTAAG TCGGACCCGATGGAAGACGAGTTTTTTCGAGGCGATGCAGATGTTTTCCAGGAGGGACGATGCGGAAGAGAGGACAAGTGGAGGACAGGGGACTATGAACCA GAATTTCTAGAGGATGACTTCTCAGAAAAGTGCACTGTTCAGGAAATGGAGGATGAACAAAATGAGAAAGAACCTGGCAAAGGCAGAAAG AAGTCACGAAAGATCTCAATTCAACACCTGACTCAAAAAGACCAGAGG AGGAAACCCCAGCagtatgaatatgaagatccCCCTGGAGCAACAAGCAGTGACTACTATATGTCAGATGCAgcaaag GCGGATTGGACAGCATCTCAGATGGACGTGAGGAGAACAGGTGCAGAAGAGGAAGACGAGGAGGGACTGGAAGTGCTGCCTGAGGAAGATGAGGGG GACACTGACAGCCTGATGGAGTGGTGGAATACAGTTGAAA TGTGGGATGAAATACCTTCAGATGAAGAAAGCACTTTGAAGGAGGAAGAGACAAA gtCCTTCACCCAGACAGCAGACCGGGTGCACCGGGGCCTGCGCGTCTTCAATAAGGTGTTCATGGAGCAGGCCGAGGTGCTTTACCAGCACGTGCTCATCCTGCACGCCATCGCCGATGACCTGAGCAGCTTCCACCGCCGTGCCAAGGTGGGCAGCATCACAGGCGGCACCACCATGGCCGTGGGCGGCGCGGCGGCCATCGCCGGCCTGGCACTGGCACCGCTGACCTTCGGCGTATCGCTGGTGGTGTCTGCTGTGGGCCTGGGCGTGGTGACGGCGGGCGGCATCACCTCTGCGTCGGCGGCCCTCTCGGACAAGCTCAACGATGTGCAAGACCGCAAGAAGATCGAGCTGGTGGCCAACGACTACCTGACGCGGCTGAGCGAAGTCGGCCACTGCCTAGGCTACGTGCGCGAGGGCATGCGTCGGCTATCGTGCCACCCACTCCTGCGCCGCAACAACTACTACGCCAGCAGCGACTGGGAGGTGCGCCGCGCGCTCCAGATGGTAAGCCTGGTGCGCGAGCCTGCTGACCGGGCCGCTGATGTGGCCGGGCGCGGTACCGCCGCCCTCTCGAGCCTCTTTAAGCACATGGACCGCTTCTTCGTGGACCGCGGCGGCAAGCAGGAGCTGCGCAAGGCCTGCAAGAAAGAGGCTACGGGGCAGGTGCACTCGGTGGCCACCGTTCTGCAGGAGGGGCTGGTGGAGCTCAACTCCATCCGGGAACAGATGCTGGATGCCTATGGCAACATCTGA
- the si:cabz01007807.1 gene encoding uncharacterized protein si:cabz01007807.1 isoform X5 translates to MLKSVSQSTPTNQYEHVGTGVQDSPFGSTTGNPFTAAMNNLSSVNTDMFQREPFNQNTDIFQSSTDIFTTPSSNWDTDVFRPPSPFGNTDIFQTASSNGNISALSSSPPTSPHVNLFPPLSYNVGGTDTAMKPSKPPFEIYQSPPSTQEVDIFKKPKPEVPQRPKTLKIHLRNATSFSQRTPSPLSSTSADQKASPASDISWQNVLQATPTGTSDEYQAALSARDDLFSSFLNNPHDLSSATSSSVTSDLFKTPSTSFAGQSTPFSQAHSSVQSSPTSGNPFYPLPNWRAVTGMAEAAEGTVSADRKLNLLLMTSEGTEHNVLQNTPSDVTNKAFSSSPFQETEASTSTPSEFSRPKPLPRVPPRAHPRTRVPINNVNQETASPVEEESSDVNIVFTGEERCVEDWPEDSPQLSSNWKPSGTLRLRRESIVEKENESNGGDKSGKKSLRKLALSISTRRRSKDKLLDDVKHGDSHMSHQRSELQSDTGSSIQEGPLIDVFSSDNGEQSQGEESKSAKKSKFKGSKVFRRKSKKLIVGQNTTENHSALELYEGPLEENTEIAQDETKVTPDFPSQKKKVLKKRLSNLNRHSIKKQGVLLNEVPASYPHKSAWPQEGRFQEEQNASVPKEIFMTHNSHSKDTELYTNLKDGSENKEHNYYGMDFNHGKDFSEEDHPKSDGLHHDEDEKKEAHGKKKVDHKKSLKIMVPHLTWKDYTNNNHPYGASSGSPSRDYYPQEGAKGLGYEAPEAMMSDYYPSATTKDRDMFPTVGEERPEFTSMGNAASLKGDYGAMSSPRYKEDYPHPSIIHKGSDLFTAVDKHGEHTNKKEDCKPKKPSKFTVKPRQKSKDNLFEEGTKRKSGPSESGYQPSPQFKSDPMEDEFFRGDADVFQEGRCGREDKWRTGDYEPEFLEDDFSEKCTVQEMEDEQNEKEPGKGRKKSRKISIQHLTQKDQRRKPQQYEYEDPPGATSSDYYMSDAAKADWTASQMDVRRTGAEEEDEEGLEVLPEEDEGDTDSLMEWWNTVEMWDEIPSDEESTLKEEETKSFTQTADRVHRGLRVFNKVFMEQAEVLYQHVLILHAIADDLSSFHRRAKVGSITGGTTMAVGGAAAIAGLALAPLTFGVSLVVSAVGLGVVTAGGITSASAALSDKLNDVQDRKKIELVANDYLTRLSEVGHCLGYVREGMRRLSCHPLLRRNNYYASSDWEVRRALQMVSLVREPADRAADVAGRGTAALSSLFKHMDRFFVDRGGKQELRKACKKEATGQVHSVATVLQEGLVELNSIREQMLDAYGNI, encoded by the exons ATGCTGAAGTCCGTTTCACAAAGTACACCCACCAACCAGTATGAG CATGTGGGCACAGGTGTCCAGGACTCCCCTTTTGGCTCAACCACTGGAAACCCCTTCACTGCAGCCATGAAT AATCTGTCAAGTGTGAACACAGATATGTTCCAGAGAGAGCCCTTCAATCAGAACACGGATATCTTCCAGTCCAGTACAGACATCTTCACAACTCCCTCATCCAATTGGGATACAGATGTCTTCCGGCCCCCATCACCCTTTGGGAACACAGACATTTTCCAGACAGCCTCATCCAATGGAAATATATCGGCTCTCTCCTCATCACCACCCACCAGTCCTCATGTTAACCTCTTCCCACCACTCTCATACAATGTGGGGGGAACTGACACAGCTATGAAGCCCTCCAAACCACCATTTGAGATTTACCAAAGTCCACCATCCACACAAGAAGTGGACATCTTCAAGAAGCCAAAACCAGAAGTCCCTCAGAGACCAAAAACTCTTAAAATTCATCTTAGAAACGCCACCTCTTTCAGCCAAAGGACACCATCCCCTTTGTCTTCCACGTCTGCAGATCAGAAGGCCTCACCTGCGTCAGACATCAGCTGGCAAAATGTGCTCCAAGCCACCCCTACTGGAACATCAGACGAGTACCAGGCAGCGCTCTCAGCTAGAGATGACCTATTTAGCTCCTTCCTAAACAACCCCCATGACCTCTCCTCGGCTACTTCCTCctctgtgacctctgacctcttcaAGACTCCGTCCACCAGTTTTGCCGGTCAGTCGACACCCTTTTCTCAGGCCCACTCCTCGGTCCAGTCCTCGCCCACATCTGGCAACCCCTTTTATCCCCTCCCCAACTGGAGAGCTGTCACTGGGATGGCGGAGGCTGCTGAGGGAACGGTGTCCGCAGACCGAAAATTGAACCTCCTTCTCATGACCTCAGAGGGCACTGAACACAACGTCCTTCAAAACACTCCCTCGGATGTGACAAACAAGGcattttcctcctctccctttcaaGAAACTGAAGCATCCACAAGCACGCCGTCTGAGTTCTCCAGG CCCAAGCCTTTACCAAGAGTTCCTCCTAGAGCACATCCAAGAACCAGGGTCCCCATTAACAACGTAAATCAG GAAACTGCCTCACCGGTGGAAGAGGAATCCTCAGATGTGAACATTGTGTTCACAGGCGAG GAGAGGTGTGTAGAGGACTGGCCTGAGGACAGCCCACAACTCTCCTCCAACTGGAAACCA TCTGGCACACTAAGACTGAGGAGGGAGTCCATCGTG GAAAAAGAGAATGAAAGCAATGGAGGAGATAAAAGTGGGAAGAAATCCTTG AGAAAGTTGGCATTGTCGATTTCAACTCGAAGACGATCAAAA GATAAACTGCTAGATGATGTAAAACATGGAGACAGTCACATGTCTCACCAGCGATCTGAG CTGCAGTCAGATACCGGTTCCTCTATTCAG gAGGGGCCCCTGATAGATGTATTTTCATCAGATAATGGTGAACAGAGTCAGGGGGAAGAATCAAAATCG GCCAAGAAATCGAAGTTTAAAGGTTCTAAGGTTTTTCGTAGAAAGTcaaag AAGTTGATTGTTGGTCAGAACACAACTGAAAACCACTCAGCATTAGAATTATATGAG GGGCCTCTTGAAGAAAATACA GAGATCGCTCAAGATGAAACAAAGGTGACACCGGACTTTCCATCCCAGAAGAAGAAGGTTCTTAAGAAAAGACTGTCAAATTTGAATCGTCATTCCATTAAG AAACAGGGAGTTCTTCTCAATGAAGTCCCAGCTTCGTATCCACATAAATCTGCATGGCCTCAG GAAGGAAGGTTTCAGGAAGAGCAAAATGCCAGTGTGCCCAAAGAAATATTCATGACTCACAATAGCCATTCAAAG GACACTGAACTTTATACAAATCTTAAGGACGGAAGTGAAAACAAGGAACACAACTATTATGGGATGGATTTTAATCATGGAAAG GACTTCTCTGAGGAGGACCACCCAAAAAGTGATGGTTTGCATCATGATGAAGATGAGAAGAAGGAAGCGCATGGCAAAAAGAAGGTAGACCAT AAGAAATCACTCAAAATCATGGTTCCACATTTGACTTGGAAAGACTATACG AATAATAATCACCCATATGGCGCCTCCTCAGGATCACCTAGCAGGGACTATTACCCGCAAGAGGGTGCAAAG GGTTTAGGATATGAAGCACCTGAAGCAATGATGAGTGATTACTACCCATCAGCTACAACAAAG GATCGAGACATGTTCCCGACAGTAGGAGAAGAGCGACCAGAGTTCACTTCTATg GGAAACGCTGCTTCTTTAAAGGGAGACTATGGAGCCATGTCTAGCCCAAGATACAAG GAGGACTATCCTCACCCAAGCATTATACATAAAGGCTCAGACCTCTTCACAGCTGTTGACAAACATGGTGAACACACTAATAAAAAAGAGGATTGTAAACCG AAAAAACCCTCAAAATTTACTGTTAAACCTCGTCAGAAATCAAAG GATAACTTATTTGAGGAAGGAACAAAGCGGAAGTCAGGACCCTCAGAATCAGGTTATCAACCATCACCTCAATTTAAG TCGGACCCGATGGAAGACGAGTTTTTTCGAGGCGATGCAGATGTTTTCCAGGAGGGACGATGCGGAAGAGAGGACAAGTGGAGGACAGGGGACTATGAACCA GAATTTCTAGAGGATGACTTCTCAGAAAAGTGCACTGTTCAGGAAATGGAGGATGAACAAAATGAGAAAGAACCTGGCAAAGGCAGAAAG AAGTCACGAAAGATCTCAATTCAACACCTGACTCAAAAAGACCAGAGG AGGAAACCCCAGCagtatgaatatgaagatccCCCTGGAGCAACAAGCAGTGACTACTATATGTCAGATGCAgcaaag GCGGATTGGACAGCATCTCAGATGGACGTGAGGAGAACAGGTGCAGAAGAGGAAGACGAGGAGGGACTGGAAGTGCTGCCTGAGGAAGATGAGGGG GACACTGACAGCCTGATGGAGTGGTGGAATACAGTTGAAA TGTGGGATGAAATACCTTCAGATGAAGAAAGCACTTTGAAGGAGGAAGAGACAAA gtCCTTCACCCAGACAGCAGACCGGGTGCACCGGGGCCTGCGCGTCTTCAATAAGGTGTTCATGGAGCAGGCCGAGGTGCTTTACCAGCACGTGCTCATCCTGCACGCCATCGCCGATGACCTGAGCAGCTTCCACCGCCGTGCCAAGGTGGGCAGCATCACAGGCGGCACCACCATGGCCGTGGGCGGCGCGGCGGCCATCGCCGGCCTGGCACTGGCACCGCTGACCTTCGGCGTATCGCTGGTGGTGTCTGCTGTGGGCCTGGGCGTGGTGACGGCGGGCGGCATCACCTCTGCGTCGGCGGCCCTCTCGGACAAGCTCAACGATGTGCAAGACCGCAAGAAGATCGAGCTGGTGGCCAACGACTACCTGACGCGGCTGAGCGAAGTCGGCCACTGCCTAGGCTACGTGCGCGAGGGCATGCGTCGGCTATCGTGCCACCCACTCCTGCGCCGCAACAACTACTACGCCAGCAGCGACTGGGAGGTGCGCCGCGCGCTCCAGATGGTAAGCCTGGTGCGCGAGCCTGCTGACCGGGCCGCTGATGTGGCCGGGCGCGGTACCGCCGCCCTCTCGAGCCTCTTTAAGCACATGGACCGCTTCTTCGTGGACCGCGGCGGCAAGCAGGAGCTGCGCAAGGCCTGCAAGAAAGAGGCTACGGGGCAGGTGCACTCGGTGGCCACCGTTCTGCAGGAGGGGCTGGTGGAGCTCAACTCCATCCGGGAACAGATGCTGGATGCCTATGGCAACATCTGA